A single region of the Sphaeramia orbicularis chromosome 6, fSphaOr1.1, whole genome shotgun sequence genome encodes:
- the hmg20a gene encoding high mobility group protein 20A isoform X2, whose product MDEQTGSPGTNADNNSQRNGDEKPRRGSWTKGRKRKKPMKDSNAPKAPLTGYVRFMNDRREQLRAERPDVPFPEITRMLGNEWSKLPPEEKQRYLDEAERDKERYMRELEKYQKTEAYKHFTRKVQEKQKGKRHRGDVGHQVANEALHEDAEGKDRTVFDIPIFTEEFLNHSKAREAEMRQLRKTNMEYEERNAALQKHVESMRGAVERLEGDVMQERGRNGLLHQHLETLRQALTSSFSSLPLPGSGETPTLETIDSYMKKLHSIIVSSPQEHENLINTVRDVVNRLDR is encoded by the exons ATGGATGAACAGACAGGCTCTCCTGGAACCAATGCTGACAACAACAGCCAGAGAAATGGAGATGAG AAGCCCCGACGTGGCAGCTGGACCAAggggaggaagagaaagaagcCAATGAAGGACAGCAATGCACCCAAGGCCCCCCTAACAGGCTACGTTCGCTTCATGAACGACAGACGGGAGCAGCTCCGGGCAGAGCGTCCAGACGTCCCCTTCCCAGAGATTACAAGGATGCTTGGGAACGAGTGGAGTAAGCTGCCACCTGAGGAAAAGCAG CGATACTTGGATGAGGCAGAGAGAGATAAGGAGCGCTACATGAGGGAGCTGGAGAAGTACCAGAAGACGGAGGCCTACAAACATTTCACCAGGAAAGTTCAGGAGAAGCAGAAGGGCAAGCGACACAGGGGAG acgtCGGACACCAGGTCGCTAACGAGGCTCTTCACGAG GATGCGGAGGGAAAAGACAGAACTGTGTTTGACATACCAATCTTCACAGAGGAGTTTCTCAACCACAGCAAAG CTCGAGAAGCGGAGATGCGGCAGTTACGTAAGACCAACATGGAGTACGAGGAACGTAACGCAGCGCTGCAGAAGCATGTGGAGAGCATGCGCGGGGCCGTGGAGAGATTGGAAGGAGACGTGATGCAAGAAAGGGGACGCAATGGGCTCCTCCACCAACACCTGGAGACCCTGCGCCAGGCCCTCACCTCCAGCTTCTCCTCTTTACCACTCCCAG GTAGCGGAGAAACACCCACCCTCGAAACTATTGACTCCTACATGAAGAAGCTCCACAGCATCATCGTCAGCAGCCCCCAAGAACACGAGAATCTCATTAACACTGTGAGAGACGTGGTCAACCGTTTGGACAG ATAA
- the hmg20a gene encoding high mobility group protein 20A isoform X1, translated as MDEQTGSPGTNADNNSQRNGDEKPRRGSWTKGRKRKKPMKDSNAPKAPLTGYVRFMNDRREQLRAERPDVPFPEITRMLGNEWSKLPPEEKQRYLDEAERDKERYMRELEKYQKTEAYKHFTRKVQEKQKGKRHRGDVGHQVANEALHEKDAEGKDRTVFDIPIFTEEFLNHSKAREAEMRQLRKTNMEYEERNAALQKHVESMRGAVERLEGDVMQERGRNGLLHQHLETLRQALTSSFSSLPLPGSGETPTLETIDSYMKKLHSIIVSSPQEHENLINTVRDVVNRLDR; from the exons ATGGATGAACAGACAGGCTCTCCTGGAACCAATGCTGACAACAACAGCCAGAGAAATGGAGATGAG AAGCCCCGACGTGGCAGCTGGACCAAggggaggaagagaaagaagcCAATGAAGGACAGCAATGCACCCAAGGCCCCCCTAACAGGCTACGTTCGCTTCATGAACGACAGACGGGAGCAGCTCCGGGCAGAGCGTCCAGACGTCCCCTTCCCAGAGATTACAAGGATGCTTGGGAACGAGTGGAGTAAGCTGCCACCTGAGGAAAAGCAG CGATACTTGGATGAGGCAGAGAGAGATAAGGAGCGCTACATGAGGGAGCTGGAGAAGTACCAGAAGACGGAGGCCTACAAACATTTCACCAGGAAAGTTCAGGAGAAGCAGAAGGGCAAGCGACACAGGGGAG acgtCGGACACCAGGTCGCTAACGAGGCTCTTCACGAG AAGGATGCGGAGGGAAAAGACAGAACTGTGTTTGACATACCAATCTTCACAGAGGAGTTTCTCAACCACAGCAAAG CTCGAGAAGCGGAGATGCGGCAGTTACGTAAGACCAACATGGAGTACGAGGAACGTAACGCAGCGCTGCAGAAGCATGTGGAGAGCATGCGCGGGGCCGTGGAGAGATTGGAAGGAGACGTGATGCAAGAAAGGGGACGCAATGGGCTCCTCCACCAACACCTGGAGACCCTGCGCCAGGCCCTCACCTCCAGCTTCTCCTCTTTACCACTCCCAG GTAGCGGAGAAACACCCACCCTCGAAACTATTGACTCCTACATGAAGAAGCTCCACAGCATCATCGTCAGCAGCCCCCAAGAACACGAGAATCTCATTAACACTGTGAGAGACGTGGTCAACCGTTTGGACAG ATAA